The genomic stretch ATCTTGCCGTCCATGTCGCGCCCCTCCTGTCCGGTCAGTTGCTGCCGTTGCCGAACATCCGGGCATTGCCCGGCTGATAGCCCGATCCCGGTGTCAGGAAACGCTCGCGTTGGATGCGGCCCTGGTCGGCGGCGGTGGCGCGCTCGGCTTCGATCAGAGCTTCGGAGCGACCATTGGCGGACATCAGCGCGATCAGGTCGGAAAGCTGCTGCGACTGGAGCGCGAGAAGCTGATTGCCCGCTTGTGTCGCCTGCAACGCGCCGGTCGCGTTCTGGCTCTGCGCGACAAGGGCGGACATTTCAGCGCGATTGGTGTCAATATTTCCGACGACACCGGCCTGCACGCGCATGGCGTCCTGCAAGCCGCCGACCGTATTCTGCCAACGGGACCGTGCATCGGCGACGAGCTGGGCGTCGGTCGCGGATAGCGAAACCTTGCCGTATTTCTGTTGGAACATCTGATCGACGTTCTGTACGTCGAAGGCAATGTTCTGCGCCTGGGCCAGAAGCTGCTGCGTGCGCTGGACGTTCTGCTGCAAAGTCTGGAGCGAGGAATATGGCAGACTGGCGAGATTCTTCGCCTGATTGATGAGCATCTGCGCTTCATTCTGAAGCGAGGTGATCTGGTGGTTGATCTGCTCCAGCGTGCGTGCGGCGGTCAGAAGGTTCTGCGCATAGTTGGTCGGATCATAGACGATGCGGCCGAAGCCAAAAGCGTGAGCGGGGCTTGCCAGCATGGGCGACAGTGCAACAGGCATGGCGAGCGTCAGCGCCAGCACGGATGCACTGACATATCGGGAAACGGGGATACGGATCATGGCAGGATCTCCTTTTCTTGGCTGTCATCTGGATGGATTTGATCTGGCGCGACCGACCGAGCGGGCTCTGTGCGTTCGACAAGATTGGTAAGGTTCGGGATCAGATCGACGGCCCATTCGACGCCGCGATCGCGCAGCCAAGCCGCGAGAAAACCGTCCTGCCCATGCTCGGCAACGAGTTCGGCGATACGGGTCTGATCGGATTTGGATGATGCGGCGCAGAGCGCGAGGCCGACTTCGCTGAGGCCAAGCTCGAACAGGCGATTGCCGCGCCGCGATTGGCAGTAATAGTCCCGCTTTGGCGTGGCCCGCGCGAGGATCTCGATTTGCCGGTCATTGAGGCCGAAGCGGCGGTAGATTGCCGTGATCTGCGGCTCGATGGCGCGTTCGTTCGGCAGCAGCAGCCGCGTCGGGCAACTTTCTATGATGGCAGGCGCGATATTGCTGCCATCGATGTCGGAAAGTGACTGCGTGGCGAAAATGACGGAAGCGTTCTTCTTCCTGAGCGTCTTCAGCCATTCGCGGAGCTGATTGGCGAAACCTTCGTCATCCAGCGCCAGCCAGCCTTCGTCGATGATGAGCAGGGTTGGCCGACCGTCGAGCCGGTCGCCGATCCGATGAAACAGATAGGACAGGACGGCAGGCGCAGCCCCAGTGCCGACCAGCCCCTCGATCTCGAAGGCCTGTACATCGGCTGATCCGAGATGTTCGGCCTCGGCGTCGAGCAACCGGCCATAGGCGCCGCCAATGCAGTAAGGGCGCAACGCCTGTTTCAGATCGTTGGATTGCAGCAGCACGGCAAGGCCGGTGATGGTCCGTTCCCCCGCCGGGGCGGATGCCAGCGATGTCAGCGCCGTCCAGATGTGCTCCTTCACCTCCGGCGTGATGCTCATGCCTTCACGCATCAGGATCGCGGCGATCCAGT from Martelella sp. AD-3 encodes the following:
- the trbJ gene encoding P-type conjugative transfer protein TrbJ; the encoded protein is MIRIPVSRYVSASVLALTLAMPVALSPMLASPAHAFGFGRIVYDPTNYAQNLLTAARTLEQINHQITSLQNEAQMLINQAKNLASLPYSSLQTLQQNVQRTQQLLAQAQNIAFDVQNVDQMFQQKYGKVSLSATDAQLVADARSRWQNTVGGLQDAMRVQAGVVGNIDTNRAEMSALVAQSQNATGALQATQAGNQLLALQSQQLSDLIALMSANGRSEALIEAERATAADQGRIQRERFLTPGSGYQPGNARMFGNGSN